In Pseudorca crassidens isolate mPseCra1 chromosome 13, mPseCra1.hap1, whole genome shotgun sequence, the following proteins share a genomic window:
- the NUS1 gene encoding dehydrodolichyl diphosphate synthase complex subunit NUS1, with the protein MRSGRAAGVGERRAPGRHESMTGLYELVWRVLHALLCLHRTLTSWLRVRFGTWNWIWRRCCRAASAAVLAPLGFTLPKLLAVGRNGRNRRHHRHPRGGPTPVAAHPRLRWRADGRSLEKLPVHMGLVITEEEQEPSFSDIASLVVWCMAVGISYISVYDHQGIFKRNNSRLMDEILKQQQELLGLDCSKYSPEFANSNDKDDQVLNCQSAVKVLSPEDGKADIVRAAQDFCQLVAQQQKKCTDLDVDMLDSLLSSNGFPDPDLVLKFGPVDSTLGFLPWHIRLTEIVSLPSHLNISYEDFFSALCQYAACEQRLGK; encoded by the exons ATGAGAAGCGGTCGCGCCGCGGGTGTAGGAGAGAGGAGGGCGCCCGGGCGCCACGAGAGTATGACGGGGCTGTATGAGCTGGTGTGGCGGGTGCTGCACGCTCTGCTCTGCCTGCACCGCACGCTCACCTCCTGGCTCCGTGTTCGGTTCGGCACCTGGAACTGGATCTGGCGGCGCTGCTGTCGGGCCGCCTCCGCCGCGGTCCTAGCGCCGCTCGGCTTCACGCTCCCCAAGCTCCTGGCTGTCGGCAGGAACGGCAGGAACCGCCGTCACCACCGGCATCCGCGCGGGGGGCCGACCCCGGTCGCCGCCCACCCGCGGCTACGCTGGCGCGCGGACGGCCGTTCCCTGGAGAAGCTGCCTGTGCACATGGGCCTGGTGATCACCGAGGAGGAGCAGGAGCCCAGCTTCTCGGACATCGCAAGCCTCGTGGTGTGGTGTATGGCCGTGGGCATTTCTTACATTAGTGTCTACGACCACCAAG gtattttcaaaagaaataattccAGATTGatggatgaaattttaaaacaacagcaGGAACTCCTGGGCTTAGATTGTTCCAAATACTCACCAGAGTTTGCAAATAGTAATGACAAAGATGATCAAG ttttaAATTGCCAATCGGCAGTGAAGGTGCTGTCCCCAGAAGATGGAAAAGCAGATATTGTGAGAGCTGCTCAAGACTTCTGCCAGTTAGTAGCTCAGCAGCAAAAGAAATGCACAGATTTGGATGTAGATATGTTAGACAGTTTACTTA GTTCAAATGGTTTCCCTGATCCTGATTTAGTATTGAAGTTTGGTCCTGTGGACAGCACACTAGGCTTTCTTCCCTGGCACATCAGGTTGACTGAGATTGT ctctTTGCCTTCCCACCTGAACATCAGTTATGAGgactttttctctgccctttgtcAATATGCAGCCTGTGAACAGCGTCTGGGAAAATAG